A DNA window from Halorubrum sp. DM2 contains the following coding sequences:
- a CDS encoding sugar ABC transporter permease, which translates to MASSQPGTAASGLSRLRSVLPFASRDWGLLLVAPGVLLFSSFMLYPIFYLFYISLTNATFAGSVIGGGAELIGLANYVQLIYDSQFWTSMTTTWLFVAVSLVAKVFLAVGIALLLNHVRVAGKRYMRAAVIVPLGFPGIFTITVWRGMFSDARYGVFNTILGRYNEFMSSLSAPQALLFDVPIGFLSGRWEAFFAYVTTEVWLAYPFMVIIIVSALQDVPRSLHEAAMVDGAGALQRFRTVTLPAIKGPVLFASILTAATSFQQFLIPWVFNQGGPSRQNELIIVYGYREAITFNQFGLSAAILIVGIAFVGLFMLVAVRYGGLAEGVGDE; encoded by the coding sequence ATGGCCTCCTCGCAACCCGGAACCGCCGCGAGCGGACTGTCGCGGCTCCGATCGGTGCTGCCGTTCGCCAGCCGCGACTGGGGCCTGCTGCTCGTCGCGCCGGGCGTACTCCTCTTTTCTAGTTTCATGCTGTACCCGATCTTCTATCTCTTCTATATCTCCCTGACCAACGCGACGTTCGCCGGGTCGGTGATCGGTGGCGGTGCCGAGCTGATCGGGCTGGCGAACTACGTCCAGCTAATCTACGACTCGCAGTTCTGGACCTCGATGACGACGACGTGGCTGTTCGTCGCCGTCTCGCTCGTGGCCAAGGTGTTCCTGGCGGTTGGGATCGCCCTACTGTTGAACCACGTACGCGTCGCCGGGAAGCGGTACATGCGCGCGGCGGTGATCGTCCCGCTTGGGTTCCCCGGCATCTTCACGATCACCGTCTGGCGCGGCATGTTCAGCGACGCCCGCTACGGCGTGTTCAACACCATCTTGGGCCGGTACAACGAGTTCATGTCGTCGCTGTCGGCCCCGCAGGCGCTCCTGTTCGACGTGCCGATCGGGTTCCTGAGCGGTCGCTGGGAGGCGTTCTTCGCGTACGTCACCACCGAGGTGTGGCTGGCGTACCCGTTCATGGTGATCATCATCGTGAGCGCGCTCCAAGACGTGCCGCGGTCGCTCCACGAGGCGGCGATGGTCGACGGCGCGGGCGCGCTCCAGCGGTTCCGCACCGTGACCTTACCCGCGATCAAGGGGCCGGTGCTGTTCGCATCGATCCTCACGGCCGCGACGTCGTTCCAGCAGTTCCTGATCCCGTGGGTGTTCAACCAGGGCGGCCCGTCGCGACAGAACGAGCTGATCATCGTGTACGGCTACCGCGAGGCGATCACGTTCAACCAGTTCGGCCTGTCGGCCGCAATCTTGATCGTCGGTATCGCCTTCGTCGGACTGTTCATGCTCGTCGCCGTGCGCTACGGCGGTCTCGCGGAGGGGGTGGGTGACGAATGA
- a CDS encoding ABC transporter permease subunit: MSAIRSVASLVAAKLVALATAPKRFVVMVQRALYDVRTGKRSSWDVTKSVLMTLFGLAMVLVLLFPLFWITTASLAEGSRLFNTSGIFPDPSTYNLGAYRWVIFESDFFFVDGDWGYPQLVVGGGGGLLPFSFRWAGTDTGPGAVFNSLYIVSVTLAAGFGMIVPAAYAFSRRRFVARKRILYGYVLFTQIGAGLSIATLVALYSLFSTYGLTNNLFILGLFYAASAIPFNTWLLKTYMDNIPVSYEEAAMVDGASFLDTIREVIIPLTKPGLAVVLIFVWLAGWNEFIIAQTLLRPENYPLSVELYNIATEGRFSTPWTRFAAFANLFALPVAIVYFAAQRSVEDGLSFGGMEG, encoded by the coding sequence ATGAGCGCGATCCGCTCGGTCGCGTCGCTCGTCGCCGCCAAGCTGGTCGCGCTCGCGACCGCGCCGAAGCGGTTCGTCGTCATGGTCCAGCGGGCGCTCTACGACGTTCGGACCGGCAAGCGCAGCTCGTGGGACGTGACGAAGAGCGTGCTGATGACGCTGTTCGGGCTCGCGATGGTGCTCGTGTTGCTGTTCCCGCTGTTCTGGATCACGACCGCGTCGCTCGCTGAGGGGTCGCGACTGTTCAACACCAGCGGCATCTTCCCGGACCCGTCGACGTACAACCTCGGCGCGTACCGGTGGGTGATCTTCGAGTCTGACTTCTTCTTCGTCGACGGCGACTGGGGCTACCCCCAGCTCGTCGTCGGCGGGGGCGGCGGACTCCTTCCCTTCAGCTTCCGGTGGGCCGGGACCGACACCGGTCCGGGCGCGGTGTTCAATAGCCTCTACATCGTCAGCGTGACGCTCGCGGCCGGGTTCGGGATGATCGTCCCGGCGGCGTACGCGTTCTCGCGCCGGCGGTTCGTGGCGCGCAAGCGCATCCTCTACGGCTACGTCCTCTTCACGCAGATCGGTGCCGGACTGTCGATCGCGACGCTCGTGGCGCTGTACTCGCTTTTCAGCACCTACGGGCTCACGAACAACCTGTTCATTCTCGGGCTGTTCTACGCTGCGTCGGCGATCCCGTTCAACACGTGGCTGCTGAAGACGTACATGGACAACATCCCCGTCTCCTACGAGGAGGCGGCGATGGTCGACGGCGCGAGCTTCCTCGACACGATCCGGGAGGTCATCATTCCGCTGACGAAGCCGGGGCTCGCGGTCGTCCTCATCTTCGTCTGGCTCGCCGGCTGGAACGAGTTCATCATCGCGCAGACGCTGCTCCGCCCGGAGAACTACCCGCTCTCGGTGGAGCTGTACAACATCGCGACCGAGGGCCGGTTCTCGACGCCGTGGACGCGCTTCGCGGCGTTCGCGAACCTGTTCGCGCTCCCGGTCGCGATCGTCTACTTCGCGGCGCAGCGCTCCGTCGAGGACGGCCTCTCGTTCGGCGGGATGGAGGGGTAG
- a CDS encoding glutathione S-transferase family protein: MNQLVNGEWRTDTYETTNEEGAFERGETTFRNWVAGSDVPEHVDAEPDERFQPEAGRYHLYVSYACPWAHRTLLARSLLGLEDAVSVSVVDPWRGEGGWQFSPEKDGCTRDHLHDSDYLRELYVEADPDATCRVTVPVLWDTEEETIVNNESREILRMLSTAFDDLGNGASLLPDEGDDATVADVDEVITDIYEPINNGVYRAGFATSQAAYDDAIDDLFDALDRYDDRLADRRYLVGDSLTEADICMFTTLIRFDQVYHTHFMCNRQFIHQYDNLWPYLRDLYQTEGVAETVNMSHIKEHYYTTHPDVTPTGIIARGPDLDFEASHDRDRLAGAPPTPTADD; this comes from the coding sequence ATGAACCAACTCGTGAACGGCGAGTGGCGGACGGACACCTACGAGACGACCAACGAGGAGGGGGCGTTCGAGCGCGGCGAGACCACCTTCCGGAACTGGGTCGCGGGCAGCGACGTGCCCGAGCACGTCGACGCCGAGCCGGACGAGCGCTTCCAGCCGGAGGCCGGCCGGTATCACCTGTACGTCTCCTACGCCTGTCCGTGGGCGCACCGGACGCTCCTCGCGCGCTCGCTCTTGGGCCTCGAAGACGCGGTCAGCGTCTCGGTCGTCGACCCGTGGCGTGGCGAGGGGGGCTGGCAGTTCAGCCCCGAGAAGGACGGTTGTACGCGCGACCACCTCCACGACAGCGACTACCTCCGCGAGCTGTACGTCGAGGCCGACCCCGACGCCACCTGCCGGGTGACCGTCCCGGTGCTGTGGGACACCGAGGAGGAGACGATCGTCAACAACGAGTCGCGCGAGATCCTGCGGATGCTCTCGACCGCGTTCGACGACCTCGGAAACGGCGCGTCGCTCCTCCCCGACGAGGGCGACGACGCGACCGTCGCGGACGTCGACGAGGTGATCACGGACATCTACGAGCCGATCAACAACGGCGTCTACCGCGCCGGCTTCGCCACCTCGCAGGCGGCCTACGACGACGCGATCGACGACCTCTTCGACGCGCTCGACCGCTACGACGACCGGCTCGCGGACCGGCGCTACCTCGTCGGTGACTCGCTCACCGAGGCGGACATCTGTATGTTCACCACCCTGATCCGGTTCGATCAGGTGTACCACACGCACTTCATGTGCAACCGGCAGTTCATCCACCAGTATGACAACCTCTGGCCGTACCTCCGCGACCTCTACCAGACCGAGGGCGTCGCCGAGACGGTGAACATGTCCCATATCAAAGAGCACTACTACACCACGCACCCCGACGTGACGCCGACCGGAATCATCGCGCGCGGTCCCGACCTCGACTTCGAGGCGTCCCACGACCGCGACCGGCTCGCGGGAGCGCCGCCGACGCCGACCGCGGACGACTGA
- a CDS encoding FAD-dependent oxidoreductase produces the protein MNERAEPAPSVAIVGGGAVGVTAAHDLAARGADVTLYERGELAGGSSGRAAGLLYDAYAEDVDAAVGARAMERFRAFDRTLSGFSFTPCPYVIAVREDDPDADAVPAMVERMRDHGRDVSLVDPDALGERFPVLRTDDLAVAAVAEGAGWTDSPEYVRALGERAAREGVAVETGTPVALGPRTDAGREILVRDAADGNSETERRAFDAVVVAAGAHTRSLLADAGIAVPVVPYRVQALVASAPYDGPMVYDATADAYLRPHPDGLLAGDGTEPVPADPDNYRREADDWFREDASTVLRERLDRGGPSDCADRDPTISRAWAGLCTATPDGDPLVGPVDETCETEPTLFVAAGWQGHGFMRAPAVGETVAEGVLASLDGVAFDAPDSPWIESFDPTRFDGDEEFEIVEGMSLSERTEGETGRGV, from the coding sequence ATGAACGAGCGAGCCGAGCCCGCGCCGTCGGTCGCGATCGTCGGCGGCGGTGCGGTCGGCGTCACCGCCGCTCACGATCTGGCGGCCCGCGGCGCGGACGTGACGCTCTACGAGCGCGGGGAACTGGCGGGCGGCAGCTCCGGGCGGGCGGCGGGCCTCCTCTACGACGCCTACGCCGAGGACGTCGACGCCGCGGTCGGGGCCCGGGCGATGGAGCGTTTCCGGGCGTTCGACCGGACGCTCTCCGGGTTCTCGTTTACCCCCTGCCCGTACGTGATCGCGGTGCGCGAGGACGACCCGGACGCCGACGCGGTCCCGGCGATGGTCGAGCGCATGCGAGACCACGGCCGTGACGTCTCCCTCGTCGACCCCGACGCGCTCGGCGAGCGCTTCCCCGTCCTCCGCACCGACGACCTCGCGGTCGCGGCGGTCGCAGAAGGGGCCGGATGGACGGACTCGCCCGAGTACGTCCGCGCGCTCGGCGAGCGGGCCGCCCGCGAGGGCGTCGCGGTCGAGACGGGGACCCCGGTCGCGCTCGGCCCTCGAACCGACGCGGGCCGAGAGATATTGGTTCGCGACGCCGCCGACGGGAACTCTGAGACCGAGCGGCGCGCCTTCGACGCGGTCGTCGTCGCTGCCGGGGCGCACACGCGATCGCTGCTCGCTGACGCCGGCATCGCGGTCCCGGTCGTCCCGTACCGCGTTCAGGCGCTCGTCGCGAGTGCCCCCTACGACGGCCCGATGGTCTACGACGCCACCGCGGACGCGTACCTCCGCCCGCACCCGGACGGCCTGCTCGCCGGCGACGGCACGGAACCGGTCCCGGCCGACCCCGACAACTACCGGCGCGAGGCGGACGACTGGTTCCGCGAGGACGCCTCGACCGTCCTCCGCGAGCGCCTCGACCGCGGCGGCCCCTCCGACTGCGCCGACCGCGACCCGACAATCTCCCGGGCGTGGGCCGGACTCTGTACTGCGACGCCCGACGGCGACCCGCTCGTCGGCCCGGTCGACGAGACCTGCGAGACGGAGCCGACGCTGTTCGTCGCCGCCGGCTGGCAGGGCCACGGGTTCATGCGAGCGCCCGCGGTCGGCGAGACGGTCGCCGAGGGCGTGTTGGCGTCGCTCGACGGCGTCGCATTCGACGCGCCGGACTCGCCGTGGATCGAGTCGTTCGATCCGACGCGGTTCGACGGCGACGAGGAGTTCGAGATCGTAGAGGGGATGTCGCTGTCCGAGCGGACGGAGGGGGAGACCGGGAGAGGGGTTTGA
- a CDS encoding Hsp20/alpha crystallin family protein, whose protein sequence is MSGLVETGRAALRSALERVGRGWGKVQERRPLSYDLLESDDAYLVVFDAPGVRGEDVDVTFLDHTVEVSLERFRDFYDGYDLVFPGRGVSLSSSVDLPRDADVTPEGANATLTRNGTLHVEIPKEEGSRDVDVVEESD, encoded by the coding sequence GTGTCCGGACTCGTCGAGACCGGTCGGGCCGCGCTCCGTAGCGCCCTCGAACGCGTCGGCCGCGGGTGGGGAAAGGTACAGGAGCGCCGCCCGCTCTCGTACGATCTCCTCGAAAGCGACGACGCCTACCTCGTCGTCTTCGACGCCCCCGGCGTCCGCGGCGAGGACGTCGACGTCACCTTCCTCGATCACACCGTCGAGGTGAGCCTCGAACGCTTCCGGGACTTCTACGACGGCTACGACCTCGTGTTCCCCGGCCGCGGCGTCTCGCTGTCGAGCAGCGTCGACCTCCCCCGCGACGCCGACGTGACACCTGAGGGCGCGAACGCGACGCTCACGCGAAACGGCACGCTCCACGTGGAGATCCCCAAAGAGGAGGGCTCTCGCGATGTCGACGTCGTCGAAGAGTCCGACTGA
- a CDS encoding radical SAM protein yields the protein MTDSSAAGRGSLPPDPADLSVTIVDGYVDEPAHFGVPPYLSTYPRYTAGALVDAGVPESRITYHTIDELRDDRSKHADVADADLMVYVGGMTVPGKYVGGTPAEPDEVRELGWTADGVTLLGGPVRFGVGEENAGAQETQRDDLDYDFVAMGDVEAAAHDLVREGLEGYGNRMRTNEEVDRWARRGAFVVEQHPNHPDYLICELETSRGCAYRCSFCTEPLYGDPAFRAPDSVVGEVDALSDRGVAHFRLGRQADILAYGGDGEAPNPDALRELYGGIREVAPELRTLHLDNMNPVTITDYPEASREAIRVIAEHNTPGDTAAFGLESADPVVQEENNLLVTAEECLEAVRVVNEEGGWRPGDTPETTPGDPDRVTGPSTGPDASPRLPKLLPGINLVHGLTGERPETYEHNKRFLQTVYDEGLMLRRINIRQVMAFAGTEMAETGAEIAQEHKDQFQAYKREVRETIDNPMLDRVVPPGTVLPDLHLEYHQDGKTFGRQLGTYALLVAVPGERELGTTVDVAITDHGYRSVTGVPYPLDVNAASMDELTAVPGINRNTAGDIVVGRPYDSVADVDAVDPGIVDLGAYAVAGDTDVPIPGRDRPGSGPGPAARSSLGRGD from the coding sequence ATGACCGATTCCTCGGCGGCCGGCCGCGGCTCCCTCCCGCCCGACCCGGCCGACCTCTCCGTCACTATCGTCGACGGCTACGTCGACGAGCCGGCCCACTTCGGCGTTCCGCCGTACCTCTCGACGTACCCCCGGTACACGGCGGGCGCGCTCGTCGACGCCGGCGTCCCCGAGTCGCGGATCACCTACCACACCATCGACGAGCTCCGAGACGACCGGTCGAAACACGCCGACGTGGCCGACGCGGACCTCATGGTGTACGTCGGCGGCATGACGGTGCCCGGCAAGTACGTCGGCGGCACGCCCGCGGAGCCGGACGAGGTCCGCGAGCTGGGCTGGACCGCGGACGGCGTGACGCTTTTGGGGGGGCCGGTCCGGTTCGGGGTCGGCGAGGAGAACGCGGGCGCACAGGAGACGCAGCGCGACGACCTCGACTACGACTTCGTCGCGATGGGCGACGTCGAGGCCGCCGCGCACGACCTCGTCCGCGAAGGGTTGGAGGGGTACGGCAACCGGATGCGGACGAACGAGGAGGTCGACCGCTGGGCGCGGCGGGGGGCGTTCGTCGTCGAGCAGCACCCGAACCACCCCGACTACCTCATCTGCGAGCTGGAGACCTCCCGCGGCTGCGCGTATCGGTGTTCGTTCTGTACGGAGCCGCTGTACGGCGACCCGGCGTTCCGTGCGCCCGACTCCGTCGTCGGCGAGGTCGACGCGCTCTCGGATCGCGGGGTCGCGCACTTCCGGCTCGGGAGACAGGCCGACATCCTCGCGTACGGCGGCGACGGCGAGGCCCCGAACCCCGACGCCTTACGCGAGCTGTACGGGGGGATCCGCGAGGTCGCCCCGGAGCTCCGCACCCTCCACCTCGACAACATGAATCCCGTGACGATCACGGACTATCCCGAGGCGTCCCGGGAGGCGATCCGGGTCATCGCCGAGCACAACACGCCCGGCGACACGGCCGCGTTCGGTCTCGAATCCGCCGACCCCGTGGTTCAGGAGGAAAACAACCTGCTCGTCACCGCCGAGGAGTGTCTGGAGGCGGTTCGCGTCGTCAACGAGGAGGGCGGCTGGCGGCCGGGCGACACCCCCGAGACGACACCCGGCGACCCCGACCGCGTCACGGGTCCCTCGACCGGCCCGGACGCGAGCCCCCGGCTGCCGAAGCTGCTTCCCGGGATCAACCTCGTCCACGGCCTGACGGGCGAGCGCCCGGAGACGTACGAGCACAACAAGCGCTTCCTCCAGACGGTGTACGACGAGGGGCTGATGCTCCGCCGGATCAACATCCGGCAGGTGATGGCGTTCGCCGGCACCGAGATGGCCGAGACGGGTGCCGAGATCGCGCAGGAGCACAAAGACCAGTTTCAGGCGTACAAACGCGAGGTGCGCGAGACCATCGACAACCCGATGCTCGACCGCGTCGTCCCGCCCGGGACCGTCCTCCCGGACCTCCACCTCGAATATCATCAGGACGGCAAGACGTTCGGGCGACAGCTCGGGACCTACGCGCTCCTCGTCGCGGTCCCGGGCGAGCGCGAGCTGGGGACCACCGTCGACGTGGCGATCACCGACCACGGCTACCGCTCCGTGACGGGCGTCCCGTACCCGCTCGACGTCAACGCGGCCTCGATGGACGAGCTGACGGCCGTCCCGGGAATCAACCGGAACACGGCCGGCGACATCGTCGTCGGTCGCCCGTACGACTCGGTCGCCGACGTCGACGCGGTCGACCCCGGAATCGTCGACCTCGGGGCGTACGCGGTCGCCGGCGACACCGACGTGCCGATCCCGGGCCGCGACCGTCCCGGATCCGGTCCCGGTCCGGCCGCGCGGTCGTCGCTCGGCCGCGGAGACTGA
- a CDS encoding MBL fold metallo-hydrolase, whose amino-acid sequence MAGDDGPKSDAADDGPGADAAGGPPAVTRVEVPVDTRAPGGTTNAYLLDGLLVDPAARTDALDAAVAERGSTDAVAPDVEAIAVTHTHPDHVGAVAEYAAATGATVVAREGHADRFAAATGIDPDETVSPGETVADTGVWVVDTPGHAPDHVAFAAGGPEAGSEPATSGSGRSVLCCGDLAVAEGSVAVAAPEGDLAAYLASLERVRDAGYDRLLPGHGAPIDDPTATCDRLIEHRRARERDVTAAIDAGAADLDAVVDGAYEKDLSGVRDLALATVAAHVEKLVGEGRIDEAWRARLADAGFD is encoded by the coding sequence ATGGCGGGCGACGACGGACCGAAATCTGACGCGGCCGACGACGGACCGGGAGCCGACGCGGCCGGCGGTCCTCCCGCGGTCACCCGCGTCGAGGTCCCCGTCGACACCCGCGCCCCGGGCGGGACCACGAACGCCTACCTTCTCGACGGCCTGCTCGTCGACCCCGCGGCCCGGACCGACGCCCTCGACGCGGCGGTCGCGGAGCGCGGGTCGACTGACGCGGTCGCCCCCGACGTCGAAGCGATCGCAGTCACTCACACGCACCCGGACCACGTCGGGGCTGTCGCAGAGTACGCGGCCGCGACGGGGGCGACCGTCGTCGCCCGCGAGGGCCACGCCGACCGGTTCGCCGCGGCGACCGGGATCGACCCCGACGAGACGGTCTCCCCGGGCGAGACGGTCGCCGACACCGGAGTTTGGGTCGTCGACACCCCGGGCCACGCACCCGACCACGTCGCGTTCGCGGCCGGCGGGCCGGAGGCGGGATCCGAACCGGCGACGAGCGGATCGGGGCGTTCCGTGCTGTGTTGTGGCGACCTCGCGGTCGCCGAGGGGAGCGTCGCGGTCGCCGCGCCCGAGGGGGACTTGGCCGCGTACCTCGCGAGCCTCGAACGCGTGCGCGACGCCGGTTACGACCGGCTCCTCCCGGGACACGGCGCGCCGATAGACGACCCGACTGCGACGTGCGACCGACTGATCGAACACCGGCGCGCCCGCGAACGCGACGTGACCGCCGCGATCGACGCCGGTGCGGCCGACCTCGACGCGGTCGTCGACGGCGCGTACGAGAAGGACCTCTCCGGGGTGCGCGACCTCGCGCTGGCGACAGTCGCCGCGCACGTCGAGAAACTGGTCGGCGAGGGACGGATCGACGAAGCGTGGCGCGCGCGGTTGGCGGACGCCGGGTTCGACTGA
- a CDS encoding HAD family hydrolase, with translation MAVTFDLFGTLVDVEYPSDPAEAVARELESRDVAVPDDWHVAYGERHVEAPAGAEVPLPAHVARALDSRGVDVTENAARHAVIAAFDPDVTRRDGALEAVRGAGERGPVGLLSNCAVPELVPRTLIRAGLRGEFDAVTTSIGCGWRKPHPSAFEAAAEALGTSTTGLVHVGDDPETDGGIVAAGGRFVDVTETPLSEVVAELEAEP, from the coding sequence GTGGCAGTCACCTTCGATCTCTTCGGGACCCTCGTCGACGTCGAGTACCCGTCGGATCCGGCGGAAGCGGTCGCACGCGAACTGGAGTCACGCGACGTGGCGGTCCCCGACGACTGGCACGTCGCGTACGGCGAGCGACACGTCGAGGCACCGGCCGGCGCGGAGGTGCCGCTCCCCGCGCACGTCGCCCGCGCGCTCGACTCCCGCGGCGTCGACGTGACGGAGAACGCCGCCAGACACGCCGTGATCGCGGCGTTCGACCCCGACGTGACCCGACGCGACGGCGCGCTGGAGGCGGTCCGCGGCGCGGGCGAGCGCGGCCCGGTGGGGCTGCTCTCGAACTGCGCCGTGCCCGAACTCGTCCCGCGGACGCTGATACGGGCGGGGCTCCGCGGCGAGTTCGACGCGGTCACGACGAGCATCGGCTGCGGCTGGCGGAAGCCCCACCCCTCCGCGTTCGAGGCCGCGGCGGAGGCGCTCGGGACCTCCACGACCGGACTCGTTCACGTCGGCGACGACCCCGAGACCGACGGCGGGATCGTCGCAGCGGGCGGGCGCTTCGTCGACGTGACGGAGACGCCGCTGTCGGAGGTCGTCGCGGAGTTAGAAGCGGAGCCGTAG
- a CDS encoding halocyanin domain-containing protein → MKRRDFVRTAGGATAAVAASAGATGTAAAQEVEPDWPSAASGGNVGSYTDARGQDEVTISVGAGSSGLAFDPTLVWVDEGTTIVWEWTGNGGDHNVVAQEGPASLDSGSAVGEEGYTYEYETTGEDAGITHYACVPHTAVGMHGGIAVGEDVATVEVGGANTGWPEDIAYVGVPLHAHWVGISAILGIGLTFVFTFYMLKYGESAHTGHGGAR, encoded by the coding sequence ATGAAAAGGCGGGACTTCGTGCGGACGGCCGGCGGCGCGACCGCCGCCGTCGCGGCCTCCGCCGGGGCGACCGGAACGGCGGCTGCACAGGAAGTGGAACCCGACTGGCCGAGCGCCGCGTCGGGCGGGAACGTCGGGTCCTACACCGACGCCCGCGGCCAAGACGAGGTGACCATCTCGGTCGGGGCCGGCAGCAGCGGCCTCGCGTTCGACCCGACGTTGGTGTGGGTCGACGAGGGAACGACGATCGTCTGGGAGTGGACGGGTAACGGCGGCGATCACAACGTCGTCGCACAAGAGGGACCGGCGAGCCTCGACAGTGGGAGCGCGGTCGGCGAGGAAGGGTATACCTACGAGTACGAGACCACCGGCGAGGACGCTGGCATCACCCACTACGCCTGCGTGCCCCACACCGCGGTCGGCATGCACGGCGGCATCGCCGTCGGCGAGGACGTCGCGACCGTCGAGGTCGGCGGCGCAAACACCGGATGGCCGGAGGATATCGCCTACGTCGGCGTCCCGCTTCACGCCCACTGGGTCGGTATCTCCGCGATCCTCGGGATCGGCCTGACGTTCGTGTTCACGTTCTACATGCTCAAGTACGGCGAGTCGGCCCACACCGGCCACGGGGGTGCGAGATGA
- a CDS encoding cytochrome bc complex cytochrome b subunit — MSLKKQDDMDHNAWLKSQDLTAIETVFLTTLIWLDKRLRIVDYLELLETMYYRANLQMPKSHTEQYDLDNKFWYWYPLYSLGSLSIIAYLLAAVSGAMLGFYYAPSTAGAAAQGDPTAAYDSMVMIMKDVQFGFMLRSIHRWAAQFMVAAVFLHMLRVYFTGAYKEPREVNWILGVVLIALTLLFGFSGYVLPWKQLSFWAAQIGVELALATPLVGEWAAQLLFGGFTLGQATLVRMYILHVFVLPFVVTALIAIHVGIVWVQGIAEPH, encoded by the coding sequence ATGAGTCTGAAAAAACAAGACGACATGGACCACAACGCGTGGCTCAAGAGTCAGGACCTCACCGCCATCGAGACGGTGTTCCTGACCACGCTCATCTGGCTGGACAAGCGGCTCCGCATCGTCGACTACCTCGAACTGCTGGAGACGATGTACTACCGCGCGAACCTCCAGATGCCAAAGAGCCACACCGAGCAGTACGACCTCGACAACAAGTTCTGGTACTGGTACCCGCTGTACTCGCTCGGGTCCCTCTCGATCATCGCGTACCTGCTTGCGGCGGTGTCCGGCGCGATGCTCGGATTCTACTACGCGCCATCTACCGCCGGGGCAGCCGCGCAGGGCGACCCCACCGCGGCGTACGACTCGATGGTGATGATCATGAAAGACGTCCAGTTCGGCTTCATGCTCCGGTCGATCCACCGCTGGGCGGCGCAATTCATGGTCGCGGCGGTGTTCCTCCACATGCTGCGCGTCTACTTCACCGGCGCGTACAAGGAGCCGCGCGAGGTCAACTGGATCCTCGGCGTCGTGCTCATCGCCCTGACGCTCCTGTTCGGCTTCTCCGGGTACGTCCTGCCGTGGAAGCAGCTGTCCTTCTGGGCGGCGCAGATCGGCGTCGAACTGGCGCTCGCGACGCCGCTGGTCGGCGAGTGGGCGGCCCAGCTGCTGTTCGGCGGGTTCACCCTCGGACAGGCGACGCTCGTGAGAATGTACATCCTGCACGTGTTCGTGCTGCCGTTCGTGGTCACCGCGCTCATCGCCATCCACGTCGGCATCGTCTGGGTGCAGGGAATTGCGGAACCGCACTAA
- a CDS encoding cytochrome bc complex cytochrome b subunit gives MTDTTTTTTDDRTDERARTDGGTDEAARTDGGPPATVPPDDETPTWSERKERSQGLAQLTYQYFERSRREDEDLRTESTYVERDVLGFPTWPHETIRNLAITSFFLGIILLVAAILPSHFGDPANPGSTPAIILPDWYLYWSFGLLKLDPINPDLAVLGGNIVMSNELLGLIAHGAIFGVITLVPFLNKGNARRPVEEPGWAALGVAGVILAITLAALAIQNFFPVQLELLFSLVFMLPVAGGVVTYAVLKTMREGYMYDLNRRYYMLRPPK, from the coding sequence ATGACCGACACCACCACCACCACGACCGACGACCGCACCGACGAGCGAGCGCGGACGGACGGCGGCACCGACGAGGCGGCACGCACCGACGGCGGGCCGCCGGCGACGGTCCCGCCGGACGACGAGACGCCGACCTGGTCCGAGCGCAAGGAGCGAAGCCAAGGGCTCGCACAGCTCACCTACCAGTACTTCGAGCGCTCTCGGCGCGAGGACGAGGACCTGCGCACGGAGTCGACGTACGTCGAGCGCGACGTGCTCGGCTTCCCGACGTGGCCCCACGAGACGATCCGGAACCTCGCTATCACCTCCTTTTTCCTCGGGATCATCCTGCTCGTGGCCGCGATCCTCCCGTCGCACTTCGGGGATCCGGCGAACCCCGGCTCCACGCCGGCGATCATCCTGCCCGACTGGTACCTCTACTGGTCGTTCGGCCTGCTGAAGCTCGACCCGATCAACCCCGACCTCGCGGTGCTCGGCGGCAACATCGTCATGTCCAACGAGCTGCTCGGGCTCATCGCTCACGGGGCCATCTTCGGCGTCATCACGCTCGTCCCCTTCCTCAACAAGGGGAACGCGCGACGGCCCGTCGAGGAGCCGGGTTGGGCCGCGCTCGGAGTCGCCGGCGTCATCCTGGCGATCACGCTGGCGGCGCTCGCCATCCAGAACTTCTTCCCGGTCCAGCTCGAGCTGCTGTTCTCGCTCGTGTTCATGCTCCCGGTAGCGGGCGGCGTCGTCACCTACGCGGTGTTGAAAACGATGCGTGAGGGGTACATGTACGACCTCAACCGCCGGTACTACATGCTCCGGCCGCCGAAGTAA